Proteins encoded within one genomic window of Anopheles gambiae chromosome 3, idAnoGambNW_F1_1, whole genome shotgun sequence:
- the LOC4577844 gene encoding UPF0545 protein C22orf39 homolog produces MSTIYEAAATIKPKTPDEEEVLKNLWSIRPCYLYNEEYEDCTSVKARFHQYFIHGESIDCNQWKRDFDNCVRFEKNATDTKSALELIRSEQKRREERMRAHYGNNVWTKRTAPPQDWAKPLPEHMQKEYEGSFLASKAKELREGPQTPEVESSSSCAIM; encoded by the exons ATGTCCACAATATACGAAGCGGCCGCTACAATTAAACCAAAAACACCCGACGAAGAGGAAGTGCTGAAAAACCTTTGGTCG ATCCGGCCGTGTTACTTATATAATGAAGAGTACGAGGACTGCACCAGCGTTAAGGCCCGGTTCCACCAGTACTTCATACACGGCGAATCGATCGACTGCAACCAGTGGAAGCGCGATTTCGACAACTGCGTGCGGTTCGAGAAGAACGCAACGGACACGAAAAGCGCGCTCGAGCTAATACGCAGCGAGCAGAAGCGGCGCGAAGAGCGGATGCGCGCCCACTACGGCAACAACGTGTGGACGAAGCGGACGGCACCGCCGCAGGATTGGGCCAAACCACTGCCGGAGCATATGCAGAAGGAGTACGAAGGGTCGTTCCTAGCGTCGAAAGCCAAAGAGCTGCGGGAAGGACCGCAAACGCCCGAAGTGGAAAGCAGCTCGTCGTGCGCTATCATGTGA